Proteins encoded in a region of the Xiphophorus couchianus chromosome 11, X_couchianus-1.0, whole genome shotgun sequence genome:
- the sra1 gene encoding steroid receptor RNA activator 1, whose amino-acid sequence MEDMYVKPGNQERGWNDPPQFSYGLQTARGPQRNPLSKRAVLAANSGPGAPPTAPLSSNPMAPPMCGVAPPPLPAGHPPEATPPAQTGPMRRQGEADSSQSEPDLEAVMSVLNRALEACRSSVRAQVCNEVAKRLCLLEDSWRSGKLSLPVTRRMDVLSQELQAGHWDSADEAHRSLMVDHVTEVSQWMVGVKRLIAETRNLSPEHLKLLQNPTVPAQDPTEPAKDPIEPTQNPGCQS is encoded by the exons ATGGAGGACATGTACGTGAAACCCG GTAACCAGGAGCGGGGCTGGAATGACCCCCCTCAGTTTTCCTACGGGCTGCAAACGGCTCGCGGACCTCAGAGGAACCCCTTGAGCAAGAGAGCCGTTCTAGCAGCAAATTCAG GTCCAGGAGCTCCACCCACAGCCCCTCTGTCCTCCAACCCCATGGCCCCGCCCATGTGTGGAGTAGCTCCGCCTCCTCTGCCAG CTGGACATCCACCTGAGGCCACGCCCCCTGCCCAAACGGGACCAATGAGAAGGCAGGGAGAGGCGGatagcagccaatcagagcccgACCTGGAGGCTGTGATGTCAGTGCTGAACAGAGCGCTAGAGGCCTGCAGGAGCTCCGTGAGG GCTCAGGTGTGTAACGAGGTCGCTAAGAGGCTCTGCCTCCTGGAGGACAGCTGGAGGTCAGGTAAACTCAGCCTACCTGTAACCAGACGCATGGACGTCCTGTCCCAAG AGCTGCAAGCCGGTCACTGGGACTCTGCTGATGAAGCTCATCGCTCTCTGATGGTCGACCATGTGACCGAGGTCAGTCAATGGATGGTCGGCGTTAAGCGGCTCATCGCTGAGACCCGCAACCTGAGTCCAGAACACCTGAAACTGCTCCAGAACCCAACGGTACCAGCCCAggacccaacagaaccagccaAGGATCCAATAGAACCAACCCAGAACCCAGGATGCCAGTCCTGA